The following DNA comes from Fibrobacter sp..
AAGGCATAAAACCGGAACCAGCACCTGACGAGCAAGTACAGGGCTTAGATACTTCTGCCAGAAAGGTGTTTTTTTCTGTGCTTTTTCAGTATAAAAGGAAGAGAAGGGATGGTCGGCCAGGAATTCATTACGCTCCCTTCGCAGATTCTGCAGATATGTAAAACATGATTCACAAGTCTCAAGGTGCTTTTCAACAGCCTGAGCGGAATCTTTGTCAAGTTCTCCGATAAAGAATCTTTCTATGTCAAAGCGATTCGAGGTGCAGTTTTTCATAGAAGATCCCCCATTGAAAGCCCCGATTCGGCACATTTCCTCTTGAATCTGGTAAGATGGCGCCTTATGGTGGATTCACCCATTCCGGTTATTTTCGCAATCTCCTCCTGCCTGTACCCGTCAAAATAGGTATAAATCACCACTTCGCGAATCTTGCTGTCCCATGGACTGAGAAAATGATGAATAATCTCTTTAAGAGCCATCCATTTCTCCTGAGGGAGTCCCTTGCTTTCAGTGTGATACTCCTCATTGAATTCAAGGTGTTTTTTCTTGCGCAGGAGCGAGAAGCAGTGATTAGTGCTTGTGCTTAACAGCCATGAATAAATAGATTCTTTTTTGTTTATTTTAGGCAGAGCACCGATCAGCTTCATAAAAACCTCCTGAGTAGCATCCCAGGCCTCATCTTCCGATTTAAGTAACATCCTGCAGCGTGAGTGCACCAGTGAGGCATAACGCTCGTAAAGAGAACGGATTTCCAGTTCATTTTCCTTTGATAGTGCTTTCATCTGTTCTTCTGCTTAATAGATGCATCAGGTTAGAAAAAATGCTCACCCTCTCCGGGTAAGAATCATTTTCCGGACTTTTCACCGGAAGTATCTGCTGGATTTTCTGTTTCCGGAGCTGAAACCGGGTCATCAGGAGCCCGAACGGGTGGATCTTC
Coding sequences within:
- a CDS encoding RNA polymerase sigma factor; the encoded protein is MKALSKENELEIRSLYERYASLVHSRCRMLLKSEDEAWDATQEVFMKLIGALPKINKKESIYSWLLSTSTNHCFSLLRKKKHLEFNEEYHTESKGLPQEKWMALKEIIHHFLSPWDSKIREVVIYTYFDGYRQEEIAKITGMGESTIRRHLTRFKRKCAESGLSMGDLL